CCTGGCTATCTTTGATTTTTCCTAATGCTTCTGCTGCTCTCCAACGAACTTCTGATTTTTCATCTTGTAAGGCTGCAACTAGGGGATTAACTGCATCTTTATTACCTATATTCCCCAATGCTTCTGCGGCTCTCCAACGAACTTCTGAGTTTTCATTTTGTAAAGCTGTAATCAGAACATTAATTGCAGGTGATGCTATATTACCAATTTGTGCTAATACTTCTGCAACTCTCCAACGTACTTCCGAATTTTCATCTTGTAATGCATTCATTAATAAATAAATGGCTGTTTTGTTACTTAATCTGATTAAAGATTTAGTAGCGGCTACACGAACATCGCTTTTTTGATGATTTAATAAAGAAATACCATCTTTGATCAGTTTCTCATATTCACTAGCTTCTAATTTTTTGTGGATATCAATCTCAAGGTATTCATCCTTTAAACCAGGAGTGGAAAAATTTTTATTAGACTTATTAGAATTTAAATATTTGTTTCCAATATCAACAGAATTGATTTTATTAAACAATTTGAATAGTTTGTAAATATGTAAAGACTTTATAGCATAAATTGCAGCTTCAGTACCAATTTCATCTAATGCAGTCATTGCACTAAAACGGACATCTTCATCTTCATCATCTAAGACATCAATTAGTGGATTAACAGCAGATAAGTTACCGATTTTTCCCAATTCTGATGCTGCTCTTTTACGAACGTCAGGATGTTTACTTTTTAAAGCAGAAATAAGATTATTTACAGCAAGTTTATTATTAAATTTAACTAATACATTTATCACTTGATAGCGAATATAATATTCTTCATCATTTACAAGATTACTTAGGATATCTATTGCGGCTTTATTACCAATTTTAACCAAAATATCTACAGCATTAATACGAATATCATCTAATATTTTTGACTGTAAATAATAATCTAAATAATTTACAACATACTCAGAGCGAGTGATATCTAAAAGCTCAATCCTAAGTAATTCAGGAATAGTTAAATTTGTAATTAAATCAATAGCTTTTGCTTGGAAATCTTGCCTCACCTCCCCCGCTAACCTTGCCCCTAACTTCAAATCTACCTCTAAAGCTAACTTCACCACCCCTACTGCTTGCGCTTCTTTCTCCACTAAAGCCAACATCAGCGCTAAAGGTTCTGTCCACTTTAAATAATTGAGATAATCCCGCTTCAACTTTTCATTACTAATATGGGGAAGCTTCTGAAGTAGGCATTCCGCAGCGTAGTATTCCTGAATCAGCTGGTGGCGAAACTCTATTTTTTCATTGCTACTAATTTGGATTAAATGATGCTTGAGTAAATCTTTCAGCAATTCTTTGGCGCGAGTAGGCGGATAATCAACTTTTCCTTCCAGAAACTTCGTCAAAATTTCTTCCGCCTCAAGCCTATCAATGATGACTCGCAATTCTGTTGGCGTTTCTCCTTGCATTATGGTGAAAGCCAATGCTTCTAATGATTGCTTCCACCAGCCGCGCAACTCCTCAACTACTCGAACATCATCTTTGATTTTGCCGACATAAAATTGCGTAAACTGTCGAAACACCAAACCTAAATTTGGCGGTATATCGTTTGTGTGTTGAAATAACTCACACAGCATCCACAGCAGCAAAGGCGTTTCCCCAAAGGAACGCAATCTTTCACCTAACCGCTGTAGCATTTCCTCACCTGTTTCCGTCAAATAGGCGCGGATAAACTGCTGCATCTGCTCCTCCGTTAGGGGTTGCATTTCCAGCTTTTGCTCAATTCCCAAATCGCCACCTACCCCCAAATCTCGCGTAGTGAAAATCATTGGCGTTTTGGGGTGATTTTCCCGAAAAGTTTTTAACTCCCGCCTTGCTTCATCATTGGGTAACTCGTTTACCCCATCCACAAGCAGCAAAAATTGCCGGTTACGCAACAAGGTTTTGATTTTTACATCTATATATAATCCATGCCGATGCAAAAAATTTTGTATCAAATCTAGCACAGAAGTTGTGTATTGCCGCAACTCCACCAGCACGGGTATGCACCCCGAATCGCCTAGAGATTTTGCTTTCTCTGCTTCTTCCAACAACAGCCGCGCTAAGGCTGTAGATTTGCCTGAACCTGGTTTCCCTACAAGTAATACATGATTCTCTGCATATTTACGTAACCCTTCCTGCACTGGTAAGCGTTCTGTTTTCTCCTGGGTGTCACCTCGGTTGTCTTGCTTTGGCGACACTGTTGCTACCATCAAGCCCTCAAACGGTGAGTTTTGTCTACGCCCTTCTACATCTGTAATGGTGTATTTTTGCCACCAATGTTGGTAAGTGTCGCAGACTGATTCTAGGTAATGTTGAAAATCAACGTTCATGCAGGAAGTTGACTGATTAAGGGCTAAAATTGTTGCTTAAGCTGTATGAGTAATTAGTATAAGCTCAAATTTTAGACGGATGGGTAAGGGTACGGCATTGCCCATTGGTGTCAACTTAACGTGAAACCCGTTTGGTTGCAAGGTTTCGCCCTCACCCCCAGCCCCTCTCCCACCGGGAGAGGGGAGCAAGAGATTTAATTCCCCTTCTCTTGGGGGAGAAGGGGTGAGGGGATGAGGGCGAGGGTTTTTGTACAACACGCGCCGTATATAGCTTTTAGCTTAAGTTGACAGGTATGGTGGGTGCCGTGCCACTACAAAGAATTTATCTGTCGCCAATATTATTTGAATTGGTATTACACTAAAGCGAATGCAGTATACAAAAAGAGCGATCGCTTTTTCTACCCTTGTTACACAATGCAACCATGCGCGATCGCCATATTATTACAACTAAATAGCAGCACTTCACGCTTGTATTATTAACGCGTCGGGCTGTGATGCCAAAACATTGGGCTGTTATATTAACACGTCGGGCTGTGATGCCAAAACATCGGGCTGTTATATTAACGCGCCGTGCTGTGATGGCAAAACATGGGGCTGTTATATTAATGCGTCGGTCTGTGATGGCAAAACATCGGGCTGTTATATTAACGCGTCGGGCTGTGATGGCAAAACATAGACTAGCCAAGCATTACCAACTCTCTCTCTTCTTGTTTTAGCTGAATATTTCAGCTTACTGCTATTTTTTTTGTTGTAATGGGCACATTAAATATATAGTCTACTACTTAACTATCTATGGTTCTTCAAAACACAACAAATCGTTTGCGCCCTATAATCATTAGTCAAGATGTTGACTCATTGAACGGTTTGCAAGCCATCGACACTTATGACACATCCCGTGCTGATGCTTCTGTTGCACACCTACAGCAAGCTTATCAGGCGATGATTGTGCAGCAAAAAGCGGAAACTGAGAAACTAGCTTTTTATCGTGCGGCTGCTGATGCTGCGAGATTGGCAGAATGGGAATTCCATAATGCGATATTAGCGATGAAAGAAGTTGTCCGCGGACAATATGGCTCAGATAGCGATCAAGCACAAGCAGTAGGATTGAAGAAAAAATCAGACCGCAAGCGTCCCAGCCGCAAAAAGTCGGTTGTTACAAGTTGATATCAATTTGCCACGTAGGGGCGGGGAAACCCGCCCATAAACTGATAATTTGTTCTTATTAACAATCAATCCAAGCTTGTAGGTAATCGCGCAGAGATGCTACCTGTACTTTCTCAACTACTTGTTGGGCTTTATTGAGTCGATCTAAAGCGACATACTGCTTCACCAAGCGAGTGTATTGGTGGGCGCGATCGTTTTCATCGGCTACTTGCATATATTCGTTGACTTGAATGATGCGGGTTTCGGGGTCGGCAATTTGTTGTGCTAGCGCAAAGGCGCGATCGAGTAATACAATTGCATCTTCATTGCGTCCCAGTTGCGCATAGGTTTTGGCGATCGCTAATAATTTTGTCGCTTGTCTATCTGGTAGCGTTTCTACTTCCACCACTTGCAACGCAGCATCAAAGACGTAGTTTGGCAGTGCCTGTTGGAAAATAACATCATAGCTCTCTTGTCGCTGAGAGTCTGAATTTGCTTGAGCTATTGTTAAGGCAGCAGTATATTGTCTGTGTTGGATAAAATAATCAACAATCTGCCTGAACAAAAGACCGCGATTAACTTCATCTTTTACTTGCTGCACTGTTTGAATGGCTTGTTGCAGGAAAGATTGTGTCTGTGCTGCATCTTTTAAACGCAGATATGCCTGAGCGATCGCTGCTAGTGCTAAGGCTTTCTGCTCAATAATTTCTAAAGCTTGTGCTTGGGCAATTGCGATTTGAATTAAACTGGTGAATAGTTCCTGTGTAGGTGCGTTGGCTGCAAGTTCTACCCTTGTTAATACTTGATATGGGGTGGTTACAGTATTATCAATTTGTTTAACTACTTCAATAGCTTGATGCCATTGTTTAGTATTAGCATAAGCAAGCGCAATTTCTTTTAAGCTCAGATTGCGTTCTTCTGGCCAAATATGATGAGGAATTTCTTTTGCTACTTCTAGCGCTTTGTCTAGGTTTTGCGAACGCAGCAACTCTTCCACAATTCGTCGATACCAACTTGGCAGATCGTAAAATTCGGTGTTATTTTTCACCACATTTAAAACTGCGATCGCCAAATTATATTGTTGTGCATCAATAGCAGATTGCAGAATATATCCAAGGTAAGGGCCAACCTCAATCGCAGGTTTTGAGTGAATCAAATCTGTGAGTTGAGCAAGAACTTGTTGCACCTGCTGAGATTGATTAGCTTTGGCGTAAGCAACAGCAATTGCAGTCAATGCAGTAATCTTTGCTCCCTCCTCAGCGAGTCTTTGGGCTGCATTGAGAGCAATGGTGAGTTGACTTGTTGTGCAATAAGTTTGAATTAGTCTTGCTTGTAAGCCTGCGGCGTACTGTTCTTTCGCCACCAGTTTCAGTGCTTTGGCAAACAGGCGATTACCCAGTCGGGGTTGATCGTGAGTCGCCCAATACACAGCCATGTCCACTAAAGCAAAAGCTTGGGATTCAGAACTGTGAATTTTGGCGGTGACAGCCTGGGCTAAATGTAAATCTTCTCTAGCGATCGCATCGCGCACGACTTCTTGATAAATTGAGTTTTCGTGATATTCATTGCCAATTGTTTCAGCTATTGCCAAAGCGCGTCGTGCTGCACCAGATCTGGTATACAGGAATGCGATAGACTCTAGATGATTTCCTCGCGCGTAGTAATCACTTGGAAGTTGTTCCACAGCTGTCAAAGCTAGAGTCAGTCCTGCTTGCACTTCGAGTTTTTGTTGGAATCGCAGCCATGCTAGTTGAATCAATTCATCAGCGCGACTTCCGACATCGGGAATTTGCTGTATTGTTTCAGTAGCTTGTTGAAGTGCGATCGCAGCCAGATCGGTTCGTCCTAGAGTTTGATAAGCTTCTACAAGTTGTTTTAAATGTGAGACGGCAAAAGTATTTACGCCCAAATTCAGCGCATACTGCTGCACCTTCAACAGCCACTCAATCCACCGATCTTGCTCTTGGCGCGGGAGTTTAGTTAACGGTTGAAAGACAATGTATTCATCGACAATCAGAGAAAAAAGACTAAATTGCTGTTGTTCGGGATTGTTGAGAACTGCAAGTACCGCACGATCGAGAATTTGATGGCATAGTTTCAGCGCTTGGTCATACTGCTGAGTACTGATGAATTGCAGCACATCATTGGCAGCCTCACTAATTTTCTCGGCAAGAAGAATTTGGTAAATTTCTGGGGATATTTGCAGAGTAGATGTCATTGTTGGGGGTATTTGGTTTACTACTATGAGTTATCAGTAGATTGCGAACTTTTACTCAAAAAATTAAACATATCGTATGGTGGGCACTGCCCACCATACATAGGTTATCTATTTAACAATCAATCCAAGCTTGTAGGTAATCGCGCAGAGATGCTTCCTGCACCTTCTCAACTACTTCTTGGGCTTTATCGATTTGTTGTAGCGCCACATACTGCTTCACCAAGCGGGTGTATTGGCTGCGGCGATCGTTGTAATCGGGTTCTGGTGTATTCTCGTAACGGATAATTGTGCGGCTTTCGGGATCGGCAATTTTTTGAGCTACCGCAAAGGCGCGATCGAGGAATGAAATTGCATCTTCATTGCGTTGCTGTAAAGCATAGATATTGGCGATCGCTAACAATGTTGTAGCTTGTCTATCTGGTAGCAATTCTACTTCCACCACTGACAACGCCACATCAACGGCGTAGTGAGAATTTAGCTGATAGAATACGGCATTGTAGACATTATCTTGCAAATAACCAGCTGGATAAGCCTGCGCTATTGTTAGGGCAGCAGTATATTGATTTTGGATAATTAGATAATCGTTAATTTGGGCGAACAGACGACCGCGACTTTGACTTTCGTCATCTTCTACCTGCTGCATTGTTTGGATTGTTTGTTGCAGGAAAGATTGTGCTTGTTCTTCATTTCCCGAACGCAGATATGCAACAGCGATCGCCGCTAGTGCTAAGGCTTTTTGCTCAATCGCTTCTAAGGCTTGTGCTTGTGCAATTGCAGGTTGAATTAAGCTGGTAAATTCTGCTGGTGTCGGTGCAGTCGCCGCTAGTTCCACCCGTGTTAATACCTGATATGGGGTACTGGGGGTATTTTCAATTTGTGTTACAACATCAATAGCTTGGCTCCATTGTTGAGCATTGGCATAGGCGATGCCTGCGGCGACGCCAAAGGCGAGCGCAATTTGTTGCAAACTAGAACTTTGTTCATCTGGCGAAACATAATTAGGAGCTTTTTTTGCTAATTCCAGTGCTTCGTAGAGATGTTGCGAACGCAGCAGCGCTTGCACGAGTTCTCGATACAAACCCGATTTATAAATCAAGTCGCCTTTATTTTTTACCGCATTGAATACCACGATCGCTAAATGATACTGTTGTGCATTGCTAACAGTGCTCATTAGCACGATTTCCCAATTATTTAAACTCTTGAGTTGAGCAAGAATTTTTTGTAACTGCTGGTGTTGGTTGGCTTGTGCGTAAGTCAGAGCAATTTCACTCAATGCTTGAGCCTTGTGTGCATCCTGAGTCAGTCTTTGGATTGCATTGAAAACAATGGTGAGTTGACCTGATGTGCTGTAAGTTTTAATCAGTAAGTATTGTAAGCCTTGGGCGTATTCTTCTTTCGCCACTCGTTTGAGTGCTTTGGCAAACAGGCGATTACCCAATCGGGGTTGATGATGAGTTGCCCAATAAACTGCCATTTCTACTAAAGCATAAGCTTGGTATTCAGCCCCTTGAATTTTAGCTGTAACAGCCTGGGCTAAATGCAAATCTCCTCTTTTAATCGCATCGCGCACAATCTCTTGATAAATTGTGTCAGGGGAATGGTGATTGCCAATTTTGTCGGCTAATGCCAAAGCGCGTTGTACTTCACTCAGTTGAATATATAGGAATGCGATTGATACAAGATAATTTCCGCGAGTGAAGGTATCTTCACTAGGAATTTGTTCAACGGTTGCTATAGCTTGAGTGAGTAATTGTTGGGCTTCGGCTTTTTGTTGGAATTCTAGGCGAATAGATGCTAGTTGAATTAATTGGTCGGCGCGACTTGTGGCGTCAGGAATTTGCTGCGCTGCTGCGGTGGCTTGTTGAAGTGCGCTCTCCACCAGTTCGCTTCGTCCCAAATTTTGATAAATTCTTGCTAGTTGTTTTAAATCTTGGGCAATCCCTACAGGCTGTTCGTGATTCAGCGCATATTGCTGTACTTTCTCTAGCCACTCAATCCACCGATCTTGCTCTTGGCGCGGGAGTTTAGTTAAGGGTTGAAGGAGATTTGCTATTTCATAATAGCCAATGACATAGGAAATCCAATATGATTGTTGTTCGCGGTTGCTCAGGAGTGCAACACGATCGAGAATTTGATGATATGTTTTCAGCGCTTGGTCATAAATCTGGAAACGCACTAATTGCACTGCATGAGCGATCGCTTCATTAATTTTGTCGTAAATAACCGTTTGACGAAGTTCTGGAGAAATTTGCAGGGTAGATGTCATAGTTTGAGGTATTTGCGTTACTACTTGCAGACTTACTACAACTAGCTCATCCGTTTTTCCTCAAAACAATCAAAAATTTCCTAGTAAGGACTTTAGTCTTTACTAGGAGTTGGCTGTTTAACAATAAATCCAAGCTTGGAGATAAGCGCGCAGAGATGCTTCTTGAGCTTTCTCAACTACTTGTTGGGCTTTATCCAGTTGTCCTAAGGCGACATACTGCTTCAGCAAAGCGATCGCTAATAGCTAAAATTTGTTTCTGCTTACACTAAACAGATACAAAAAATGTGCCTTTGTGTAACCTCTGCTTTGCAAGAGAAGATAGAGGTTACAATCAAAGTCATCAAGCCAATGGCTATAGGACTCAATGACCATGCGAATTCAGCAAATTTCCGTCAGTGGCTTATTTGGAATTTTTGATCATGTAATTCCATTGAATATGGATGAACGAATCACCATCATTCACGGGCCAAATGGTTTTGGTAAAACAGCGATATTGAGAATATTGAATAGTTTGTTCAATTCTCAGCACTCAGAATTGATAGCTATACCGTTTAGAAGGTTTCGAGTTGAATTTGATAATAGTAGTAGTTTTGAAATAACAAAAAAAGTTGATGATCTAGAAGACTGGGAAAATAGTGATGTTATTTTCACATTTTATCAGCTTGGTTCTGAGCCACTCTCTTTTTATTTGCAGCAAAAAAAGGCTCTTGATGATGTTGATACAATATCAATAAGTGGCCGAACAAGTACTATAATTTTATATAAATATCTAGAGATTTTAAATAAGAATGTATCGTCTGCAATAGTCAAGTCAAAAGAAGAGCCTGAGTGGTTAGACAATTTGAAACGCAATATTTATATTCGCCTCATTGAATCACAACGTTTGCTTAACTTTGTTGCTAATGATACTTCCAGAGCAGAGCGTGAAACCCCATCAATATTGTCAACTGTGTCTGCTTACTCTGATGAACTTGCTAAACTGATGCAAGATAAATTTAAGGAATACGGCACAATATCTCAAGCTCTTGACAGAACTTTTCCACTTAGAGTGGTGAAGCAACAGCCATCCGCAGATTTAACAGATGAACAACTTCGTCATCAACTAAACGAACTTGAAGCTACACGTACTCGGCTTATAGAAGTAGGTCTTTTAGATAAAGATGAGGATACAGAATTTCAAATCCAGCCTCAAGATATAGATGAAAGTACTAAAAATGCTTTGTCTGTATATGTTGAGGATGTAGAAAAGAAGCTGAGTGTTTTTGAGGAAATAGCAAGCAAAATCGAGTTATTAAGGAAGATTATTAATAATAAGTTTGCTTACTCCTACAAAGAAATAAACTTTAGTAAAGACAAGGGATTTGTAATTACAACGCGATATAACTCCCATGTATCTAATTCAAAAGTTCTTTCGCCAACAGATTTATCATCTGGCGAACAACATGAACTAGTTCTGCTATATGAACTACTATTTAAAGTTAAGCCTAACTCTCTAGTATTAATTGATGAGCCTGAACTATCTCTTCACGTAGGATGGCAAATTCAGTTTTTAAAGGATTTGCAAGAAATCACAAAGCTTGCTGACCTAGATATTCTCATGGCTACTCATTCACCAGATATCATTCAAGATCGCTGGGATTTGACAGTTGAACTGAAAGGGCCAGAAAAGTGAGAGATTTTCTTTCAGTTGACCGTGATGCCAACAAAATTAGACTACTAAGAAGCACTCATCCAGGCACTTTTTTATTAGTAGAAGGTGGTTCAGACAAAACTTTCTACGAGCGTTTTGTTGATACATTAGCTTGTAAGTTAATTACTGTTTCGGGAAAACCATCCAGTAAACTGCGTGTTATTGCTGTGCTGGAAACTTTAGAGAAATCAAGCTTTCAAGGGATTTTAGCGATTGTTGATGCAGACTTTGATCGCCTTGCAACTGTGTCATACAGCAGCCCTAATCTGCTTCGCACCGATACCCATGACCTTGAAACAATGCTGATTAAATCACCAGCATTGAACAAAGTAATTGCTGAGTTTGGTTCTGAAGACAAGATTAGCCAATTTAATCGAGACATCAGATCGATATTACTCGAAACTGGAATGTCGTTAGGTTATCTGCTTTGGATATCTCAGTGTGATGGATTGAACTTGACCTTTGATGGTATTACATTCAGCAGATTTATTGACGAGCAAACGCTGCAAATTGATGAACTTAAACTGATTAGAGAAGTGAAAAATAAATCACAAGCGTTCTCGTTGAAAGATGAAGACCTGCAACAGCGACTAATTATGCAAAAGAACAACAGCCACGATCCTTGGCAAGTTTGCTGTGGTCATGACCTAGTAGAACTATTTTCATTCAGCTTACGCAAAACAATTGGCTCAAATAAACCTTCTGATGTTGAACCAATCAGCCTTGAGCGTAATTTACGGCTTGCTTATGAAGCAGCTTACTTTCGTGAAACACTTCTCTACTCAGATATTCGTGTATGGGAAAGTAACAATCAGCCGTTTAAGGTTTTGCGAAATGACATATAGCTCTTGCAATTATTTTGAGGAAGCGATCGCTCTTTCTACCACCTGCTGCATAATCTTAAGCTGCTCTAGACTGAGATAGTCTATAACCGATGAGCGAAGACAAACGAGAAGGTAGTTGTGGAAACGATATAAATCGCCTCATCTCAGCGTCGTACTCAATACGATAATTAGTAATTGCATTATTGTTGTAAAAAGATAAAAAATTAGTAGAGACTTGCTCATTAATTACAAAAGGCAAGTAGTTTATTTTACCCTGCAAATATATTTCAGCTAAACTAGAATCATTCTCTACAGATGCATAAGCCGCCGATAATATTTGCCCTGTTTTCTGAAGCTTGTGCTTGATAATTGGATTTTGAAAATTAATGAAAATAAAATACTCACTTTTTAACATATTTATTTCTTCTATAATTTATTTATTTAATTAATTTATTTTGAATTATCTAATTTTTGTGAATAATTACAATTTTAAGCTGCTCTAGACTTAAAGGTATAACATTAGCGATCGCAATCATAACTCAACGACAACAGTAAGTTATTGAGAGCGATCGCCTTTCTGCTACCCTGTTTTTACCTTCGCGTTGTTTTTATAATTGTAAATTGCCAAAAATCTTCTGGTTGTCTCGGCTAGCCACGCGAATCATATCACCTTCTTTGACAGCAACCTGCGGTGTCCACTCATAAATCCCATCGCTAGCGGTACGGGTAGAAATATTTTGGATAGTTTTGTTGTTGCGATCGTACAACTTAATTGACACATCGCCGTTGATATTGTCTCGCCACAATATTAAATAAGGTCGATTTTGTTCAATCTGTACTTTACCAACAGGTTGATCGATTAATATTTGCGGTACAACTTTTTGAGTTCTAGCTCTGCGAAATCCTAGATAATGCGGTAAATGTCGAAATGTAGGATTTTCTTGAGGACTAGACAGTTCGGGTAAGATAATATTCCCTATTTTTGAATCAAATAGATAAGTCGATCTGCCACCGTCAACTGTAATAATATCTCCTTTAACACCTAACTTGCGTAATAATCCAGCAGCTTCATCCAGAGTTGTTTGATTCACCGTCAAAATTAACAGTTGCTCGTTACCTCGATTACCATCTTTATCCAGAGTCCCAATAACTTGATATTTATTTACTTGATTTTGGGCTAATACTTTCGCTGGATGGTCGCTATATTTATAACTGACAATTGCATTTTTTACTGCTTTTTGGTTGAGAGGCGCACCGCTAACTGGGTCATAATCTGTAATATATGCTTGCTTCTCATCCCAAACCAAAGCTTTTAAGCGAATTGTGCGGTAAAACTCATGCTTTGGTTGCTTAATTGGGCCGTAAGGGCTATGACCGCCACTGATAACTACGCCATTAAATTTAATGGGAAAGGATAACTGCGTACTGGACTGGTATTGCTCGAAAAACGAACAATTGATCGTGGAAAATACATCATTGCCATAAAGTTTTTTATATTCATCATTTACTTGGGAAAACAACTTATTTTTAAAATAAGGACTATAGTGCCCACCTTCACCTTTATAGTATTTACCTTGACCGTAACCCATATTATCGACCTCACCAATAACTTGGTCGATACGCATTTTTCTAAGGTCAATTACTTGTAAATATGCTGTATTACCATTCGTTAATTCTTTTTTGTATAACCCTGCACCATCTATTAAATGAAGGGGCTGATAAGAAGATAGAGGGTTAGAAACTTGGGCTATAAAAATACTAGCCAAAAGTGGAATTACGAAAAATAAGAAGCCTATTAAAGCATTCATCTAGGTTGTTTGTAGCTAAAAATAAACATCCCAAATTATATCCGTTGATAGGTAAGTAAACTAAAATATTTATATCAATTCAAATAAGTTAAGTAGTAGGCAATGCCCACCATATCCGGGTTTGGTGGGCACTGCCCACCCTACAGATACTACAGATACTGTTCCCTACCTTTATGAGTAATTTCGCAACTCATTAGCAGACGAAATTGGCATCATCAAAGTAGTAACGCCCCTGAGCTTGAAATATGCGTTCTAAAAGTTCGGGAATACTCTGAGCAATAATTACGGGATCTTGAAGCGGCTCGCGATCTAAACTCGGCTTACCCCCCACAAAAATCAAACATTCGTTCTTGTGAGGTTTATAAACGTAGGCAATACAACGCCCATCTTCAAGATCGATGAGGTGAGTTGCATCATCGCGGAAAGATATTGGGTTAGAGATTGTGCAGTCTTTTCTATCAATATACTTTGGAATCTGCCAAGAATGACCGCTATCAGCGTAAAGTGTGGCTCCATCAAAACGCTCTAGCATTTGAATGTGTTCTTTGGGAACTA
The genomic region above belongs to Calothrix sp. NIES-2098 and contains:
- a CDS encoding ATPase, producing the protein MRIQQISVSGLFGIFDHVIPLNMDERITIIHGPNGFGKTAILRILNSLFNSQHSELIAIPFRRFRVEFDNSSSFEITKKVDDLEDWENSDVIFTFYQLGSEPLSFYLQQKKALDDVDTISISGRTSTIILYKYLEILNKNVSSAIVKSKEEPEWLDNLKRNIYIRLIESQRLLNFVANDTSRAERETPSILSTVSAYSDELAKLMQDKFKEYGTISQALDRTFPLRVVKQQPSADLTDEQLRHQLNELEATRTRLIEVGLLDKDEDTEFQIQPQDIDESTKNALSVYVEDVEKKLSVFEEIASKIELLRKIINNKFAYSYKEINFSKDKGFVITTRYNSHVSNSKVLSPTDLSSGEQHELVLLYELLFKVKPNSLVLIDEPELSLHVGWQIQFLKDLQEITKLADLDILMATHSPDIIQDRWDLTVELKGPEK